In Schistocerca americana isolate TAMUIC-IGC-003095 chromosome 7, iqSchAmer2.1, whole genome shotgun sequence, a single genomic region encodes these proteins:
- the LOC124623007 gene encoding craniofacial development protein 2-like — protein MDASQDKCSGVIASHSDLRGRRFVKDPMVFKIRVRTLNVGTMTGNGREIVDMMQRRKIKVLCVQETRWKANKAKILAEGYKLLYSSANPETRNGVGVILHRELEEEACEVSRVNDRIMSVKMMFGGEMVTVLTAYAPQAGCPEDEKEKFWRDFDGVMVGIPENERVIARGDVNGHVGGKECGEERWYGG, from the coding sequence ATGGATGCTTCTCAAGATAAATGTTCTGGAGTAATAGcttcccattcggatcttcgggggAGGCGTTTTGTGAAGGATCCAATGGTGTTCAAGATCAGAGTGAGAACTCTAAACGTGGGAACGATGACGggaaatggtagagaaatagtagaCATGATGCAGAGGAGGAAGATAAAGGTTTTGTGTGTGCAAGAGACAAGGTGGAAGGCCAATAAAGCAAAGATCTTAGCTGAAGGCTATAAGCTACTTTATAGTAGTGCAAACCCGGAAACAAGAAATGGAGTTGGAGTTATTTTGCACAGGGAGCTTGAAGAAGAAGCATGTGAAGTCAGCAGAGTAAATGATAGGATCATGAGCGTTAAGATGATGTTTGGTGGAGAAATGGTAACAGTGCTGACAGCCTATGCACCCCAAGCGGGATGTCCGGAGGACGAGAAGGAAAAATTTTGGAGAGATTTCGATGGAGTAATGGTCGGAATACCAGAGAATGAAAGAGTGATAGCCCGAGGGGATGTAAATGGTCATGTTGGCGGAAAGGAATGTGGGGAAGAGAGGTGGTATGGAGGATAG